One genomic region from Pseudoduganella dura encodes:
- a CDS encoding beta strand repeat-containing protein, with protein sequence MRLNTPSVSSRRARRARLVPLLLSLAVSQAFADVTVTGNPGTPGTHGAVPGAAGTAGGAGESAVAASGPNASNSNAATANGGSGGGGGFGAAGNSGQNGGAAGAGGIGGNAGATAGSNPATGAAAASATATGGAGGGSGGPGGAGSGAAAGAGAAAGAGGNAQATAGASAQGSNTATVSAYAAGGTGGTGNGAGSAAGAAGTAIATATGQSDTGAVNVSATQYGGSGGYGTDTSGAAGAASQATDRVGGTTAGSLSLYQAAFGGAGGGSGAAGGGAGGAAGSALTLSDSAASSLQVTVSAQGGGGGYAVTQGGHGGAATGALELVSTAAGATLGGNTTAGGGAGAAASGTGPAGNGGNARADTVLSGLGQVNGSAGAGGGSGGSSTGGPHGTGGTAESTLQLTGASVYGSSSATGGYGGGNNGTTSNGANGGTAATSAIGTATGAGSVQLSATAYGGYGGGAGGAGNRAGDGAGSAVTLTGGSGSGGVNLSAHQQGGAGGAGYSGAHGGAGAASTAENIVSGTTTGTLSLNQYAVGGAGGYSDTAEGGAGGAAGSRLVVTDSNAANLSLTVSANGGAGGSTGSGTGANGTAAQSHGEGTATGDLYVASNAQGGSGGSGLVAGQGGTGQAHAVGTGTGSNSVYVVSTANGGAGGQGNGSAGGSGGAAIASAAGSATTGSLTVAAYQYGGAGGYGVNGGAGADSNLVDAVSGSTGGSLSLTQAATGGTGGGIDTGTGGAAGNALSRLTLADTGGAGTANVVVNATGGNGGYANTGTGAAGGTAQARLALASAADQATGNATAIGGSGGSTAGGSAGAGGNAASELTLAGTGNYVNGNSTANGGHAGGNGGSTAGTAAAGGSANAALTVSGGANVYGAGSAIGGNGSTGESTGSGAAGGTATTTLAGTGGTTGALTLNGYARGGNGGEGAGSGNAGGTGGQASIAIGGNGGGASLSLNANLAGGNGGNGRGGAAGGAGRAITVGDIFTGSTSGTLSLTLTGGGGRGGDSSDANGGAGGAADVTLARNDSGASSLTLYGNATGGAGGGVTGSSGTGTAAAGATGKVAVSASDSVALALSASATGGAGGAHSSGNGAAGGAAQASSNGVTSGSENVSSYAVAAGGTGGAAYGSGNRGGDGGTGSAIAIGRSGGGSTSASASLTGGSGGYGVAGADGGAGGVASLADAVSGSTSGSLSLAQSAYGGTGGGSDTGIAGVGGGAVSRLAIADTAASNLGANVTAQGGSGGQGNDTSAGAKGGAAEAVLALSSTAAGAYVNGTTNASGGGGGYSVGGTLGAGGDALARTTVTALDQGYASSTATGGNGYANGAAGGVGNAHARADSAGSAQAYATAQGGGSDAWKGNAVALSEARGGAVGSVNATAYAAGKQADATARSWAEGTASNYAQARSVGPGGTAAASSTSTGSGGVLVTTSASAPAGTSVNAITSANVGGSHYGLAAPSTTYQALSYAVGAPSQGTVDSVLSSSPNVTAAFAAGQVHGIGTMSGAYAADATGTYTYVTAANFEFATTERRYLTFGLLGSLSDGAGFTTLELTLASHGAEVFSETFTSVSAAQLFFNDHAAVLGALAAGNQDLLLTTGFTLDGSGGFGFQYVIGVGELAPVPEPGTWLLLLAGLSVLFVRLPARRRDA encoded by the coding sequence ATGCGCCTCAATACACCATCGGTTTCGTCGCGTCGTGCCCGCAGGGCCCGTCTCGTGCCCCTGTTGCTGTCGCTGGCGGTCAGCCAGGCATTCGCCGACGTGACCGTCACCGGCAACCCCGGCACGCCGGGTACGCACGGGGCAGTTCCAGGCGCGGCGGGCACCGCGGGCGGTGCTGGCGAGAGCGCGGTCGCCGCATCGGGCCCGAACGCGAGCAACAGCAACGCGGCGACCGCCAACGGCGGCAGTGGCGGCGGCGGCGGCTTCGGCGCCGCCGGCAACAGCGGCCAGAACGGCGGCGCGGCGGGCGCGGGCGGCATCGGCGGCAATGCCGGCGCGACGGCCGGCTCCAATCCGGCGACCGGTGCGGCCGCGGCCAGCGCGACAGCGACCGGCGGCGCCGGCGGCGGCAGCGGCGGACCGGGCGGCGCCGGCAGCGGTGCCGCGGCCGGTGCCGGCGCCGCTGCCGGCGCGGGCGGCAATGCGCAGGCAACGGCCGGGGCGAGTGCCCAGGGCAGCAACACGGCAACGGTCTCGGCCTATGCGGCCGGCGGTACCGGGGGAACCGGCAACGGCGCGGGGTCGGCCGCCGGCGCTGCCGGGACGGCCATCGCGACCGCCACCGGGCAGTCCGATACCGGCGCGGTCAATGTATCGGCGACCCAGTATGGCGGCAGCGGCGGCTACGGCACCGACACCAGCGGCGCCGCGGGCGCCGCGTCGCAAGCGACGGACCGGGTCGGCGGCACCACGGCCGGCAGCCTGTCGCTGTACCAGGCTGCCTTCGGCGGCGCGGGCGGCGGCAGCGGCGCGGCAGGCGGTGGCGCGGGCGGCGCGGCAGGATCGGCACTGACCCTGAGCGACAGCGCAGCCAGTTCGCTGCAGGTGACAGTCAGTGCGCAGGGCGGCGGCGGCGGCTACGCCGTGACGCAGGGCGGCCATGGCGGTGCGGCGACCGGTGCGCTGGAGCTGGTCTCGACGGCGGCCGGCGCGACCTTGGGCGGCAACACGACGGCAGGCGGCGGTGCCGGCGCGGCGGCGTCCGGCACCGGGCCGGCCGGCAACGGCGGCAATGCGCGGGCCGACACGGTGCTGTCCGGCCTCGGCCAGGTCAACGGCAGCGCGGGTGCCGGCGGCGGCAGCGGCGGCTCGTCGACAGGCGGGCCGCACGGCACCGGCGGCACCGCAGAGAGCACGCTGCAATTGACCGGCGCGAGCGTGTACGGCAGCAGCAGCGCGACCGGCGGCTACGGTGGCGGCAACAACGGCACGACGAGCAACGGCGCAAATGGGGGCACCGCGGCCACCAGCGCGATCGGAACCGCTACCGGCGCGGGATCGGTGCAGCTCAGCGCCACCGCATACGGCGGCTATGGCGGCGGCGCCGGCGGCGCGGGCAACCGGGCCGGCGACGGTGCCGGTAGCGCCGTCACGCTGACCGGCGGCAGCGGCAGCGGCGGCGTCAACCTCAGTGCGCACCAGCAGGGTGGCGCCGGCGGCGCCGGCTATTCCGGTGCGCACGGCGGGGCCGGTGCCGCTTCCACGGCGGAAAACATCGTCAGCGGCACCACCACGGGCACCCTGTCGCTGAACCAGTACGCGGTGGGCGGCGCCGGCGGCTACAGCGATACGGCCGAAGGTGGCGCCGGCGGTGCCGCGGGCAGCCGGCTGGTGGTAACCGACAGCAATGCGGCGAACCTGAGCCTGACCGTGTCGGCGAACGGCGGCGCCGGCGGTTCGACCGGCAGCGGCACCGGCGCCAACGGCACGGCCGCGCAATCGCACGGCGAGGGCACGGCAACCGGCGACCTGTATGTCGCCAGCAACGCGCAAGGCGGTTCCGGCGGCAGCGGACTGGTCGCCGGGCAGGGCGGCACCGGCCAGGCACATGCGGTCGGAACTGGTACCGGCAGCAACAGCGTGTACGTGGTGTCCACCGCCAACGGCGGTGCGGGTGGCCAGGGCAACGGCAGCGCCGGCGGCTCGGGCGGCGCGGCCATCGCCAGTGCCGCGGGGTCGGCAACCACCGGTTCGCTCACCGTGGCCGCGTATCAATATGGCGGCGCGGGCGGCTACGGCGTGAACGGCGGCGCGGGCGCGGACTCGAACCTGGTCGATGCCGTCAGCGGCAGCACCGGCGGCAGCCTGTCGCTGACCCAGGCCGCCACGGGCGGCACCGGCGGCGGCATCGACACCGGCACCGGCGGCGCGGCCGGCAACGCGCTCTCGCGCCTGACGCTGGCCGATACCGGCGGCGCCGGCACGGCAAATGTCGTCGTCAATGCCACCGGCGGCAATGGCGGCTATGCCAATACCGGCACCGGCGCAGCCGGCGGCACGGCACAAGCCCGGCTGGCCCTGGCCTCGGCAGCCGACCAGGCTACCGGCAACGCGACGGCAATCGGCGGCAGCGGCGGTTCGACCGCCGGCGGCAGCGCTGGCGCCGGCGGCAATGCCGCGAGCGAGCTGACGCTGGCCGGCACCGGCAATTACGTCAACGGCAACAGCACGGCCAACGGCGGGCATGCCGGCGGCAACGGCGGGAGCACGGCGGGCACTGCCGCCGCCGGCGGCTCCGCAAACGCCGCGTTGACCGTGAGCGGCGGCGCCAATGTGTATGGCGCGGGCAGTGCAATCGGCGGCAATGGCTCGACGGGCGAGAGTACCGGCAGCGGTGCGGCGGGCGGCACGGCCACCACGACGCTGGCCGGTACGGGCGGCACCACCGGTGCGTTGACGCTGAACGGTTATGCGCGCGGCGGCAATGGCGGCGAAGGGGCGGGCAGCGGCAATGCCGGCGGCACCGGCGGGCAGGCATCGATTGCCATCGGCGGCAACGGCGGGGGCGCGAGCCTGTCGCTGAACGCCAACCTTGCCGGCGGCAATGGGGGCAACGGGCGCGGCGGCGCCGCTGGCGGCGCTGGCAGGGCGATCACCGTGGGCGACATCTTCACCGGCAGCACCAGCGGCACCTTGTCGCTGACGCTGACCGGCGGCGGTGGCCGGGGCGGCGACAGCAGCGATGCCAATGGCGGCGCCGGCGGTGCCGCCGACGTGACGCTGGCGCGCAACGACAGCGGCGCTTCGTCCCTGACGTTGTACGGCAACGCCACCGGCGGCGCGGGCGGCGGTGTCACCGGCAGCAGCGGCACCGGCACGGCGGCGGCCGGCGCCACGGGCAAGGTGGCGGTCAGCGCCAGCGACAGCGTGGCACTGGCCCTGTCGGCTTCGGCCACGGGCGGGGCCGGCGGGGCCCATTCGTCGGGCAACGGTGCCGCTGGCGGCGCCGCCCAGGCGAGCAGCAATGGCGTGACGTCGGGCAGCGAAAACGTGTCCAGCTATGCCGTGGCTGCTGGCGGCACAGGTGGCGCCGCGTATGGCAGCGGCAACCGCGGCGGCGACGGCGGCACCGGCAGCGCCATTGCGATCGGCAGGAGCGGAGGCGGCTCCACGTCGGCCAGCGCCAGCCTCACGGGCGGCAGCGGCGGATACGGCGTCGCCGGCGCCGATGGCGGCGCCGGCGGCGTGGCCTCGCTGGCCGATGCCGTCAGCGGCAGCACGTCCGGCTCGCTGTCACTGGCGCAGAGCGCCTACGGCGGCACCGGTGGTGGCAGCGATACCGGCATTGCGGGCGTGGGCGGCGGCGCCGTCTCGCGGCTGGCGATTGCCGATACCGCCGCCAGCAACCTCGGCGCCAATGTCACGGCGCAGGGCGGCAGCGGCGGCCAGGGCAACGACACCAGTGCCGGCGCGAAGGGTGGCGCGGCCGAAGCGGTGCTGGCATTGTCGTCCACCGCGGCGGGCGCCTACGTCAACGGGACCACGAACGCCAGCGGCGGCGGTGGCGGCTACAGCGTCGGCGGCACCCTGGGTGCCGGGGGCGACGCGCTGGCGCGCACCACCGTCACGGCGCTCGACCAGGGCTATGCCAGCAGTACGGCAACCGGCGGCAACGGCTATGCCAACGGCGCCGCCGGCGGCGTGGGGAACGCGCATGCCCGTGCCGATTCGGCCGGCTCGGCCCAGGCCTATGCCACCGCGCAAGGTGGCGGCAGCGACGCCTGGAAGGGCAACGCGGTGGCATTATCTGAAGCGCGGGGCGGCGCAGTGGGCAGCGTCAATGCGACTGCCTATGCGGCCGGCAAGCAGGCCGATGCCACTGCCCGGTCATGGGCGGAGGGCACGGCCAGCAACTATGCGCAGGCCAGGTCCGTGGGGCCGGGTGGCACGGCGGCGGCATCGAGCACCTCGACCGGAAGCGGCGGCGTGCTCGTGACCACCAGCGCCAGCGCCCCGGCCGGGACCTCGGTCAACGCGATCACGTCGGCGAACGTGGGCGGCAGCCATTACGGCCTGGCGGCACCTTCCACGACTTACCAGGCGCTGTCCTATGCGGTGGGCGCGCCGTCGCAAGGCACGGTCGACAGCGTGCTGTCCTCGTCGCCGAACGTCACCGCGGCGTTCGCCGCGGGCCAGGTGCACGGCATCGGCACGATGAGCGGCGCCTACGCGGCGGATGCCACCGGCACCTATACCTACGTGACCGCCGCCAACTTCGAATTCGCCACGACCGAGCGGCGCTACCTGACGTTCGGCCTGCTCGGTTCGCTGTCGGACGGTGCCGGTTTCACGACGCTGGAGCTGACCCTCGCCAGCCACGGCGCGGAGGTATTCTCGGAGACGTTCACCAGCGTCTCCGCGGCGCAGCTCTTCTTCAACGACCATGCCGCGGTACTCGGTGCACTGGCCGCCGGCAACCAGGACCTGTTGCTGACGACCGGCTTCACGCTCGATGGCAGCGGCGGTTTCGGCTTCCAGTACGTGATCGGGGTCGGCGAGCTCGCGCCGGTGCCGGAGCCAGGCACGTGGCTGCTGCTGCTGGCGGGCCTGTCGGTGCTGTTCGTACGCCTGCCGGCACGCCGGAGGGATGCATGA
- the miaA gene encoding tRNA (adenosine(37)-N6)-dimethylallyltransferase MiaA, which yields MTLAEKRPLAVAIMGPTASGKTAAALAIAERIPSEIISVDSALVYRGMDVGTAKPTRAELAAAPHHLIDIIDPLDAYSVAQFRNDTLRLVADITARGKLPLLVGGTMLYFKGLADGLDDLPGADPTVRAELEEEAAQAGWPALHARLATLDPVTAARLNPNDAQRIGRALEIIRLSGKPMSALLALREKEELPFELMSFALEPNDRAVLHERIARRFDIMLADDALIDEVEVLRRRGDLHPGLPSMRCVGYRQVWEYLDGHIGYQAMRETGIIATRQLAKRQLTWLRSMPERIVIDCLAPDATGQILARLAPLRG from the coding sequence ATGACTCTCGCAGAAAAGCGGCCGCTCGCGGTCGCCATCATGGGCCCGACCGCGTCGGGCAAGACGGCCGCCGCGCTGGCGATCGCCGAACGCATCCCATCTGAAATCATCTCGGTCGATTCCGCGCTGGTCTACCGCGGCATGGATGTCGGCACGGCCAAGCCCACGCGCGCCGAACTGGCCGCGGCGCCGCACCACCTGATCGACATCATCGACCCGCTGGACGCCTATTCCGTTGCCCAGTTCCGCAACGACACGCTGCGCCTCGTGGCCGACATCACGGCGCGCGGCAAGCTGCCGTTGCTGGTGGGCGGCACGATGCTGTATTTCAAGGGCTTGGCGGACGGGCTGGACGACCTGCCGGGCGCCGACCCCACCGTCCGCGCCGAACTGGAAGAAGAAGCCGCGCAGGCCGGCTGGCCCGCCCTGCACGCGCGGCTGGCCACGCTGGACCCGGTCACGGCCGCGCGGCTCAACCCGAACGACGCGCAGCGCATCGGCCGCGCGCTGGAAATCATCCGGCTGTCGGGCAAGCCGATGTCCGCGCTGCTGGCCTTGCGCGAAAAGGAAGAGCTGCCGTTCGAGCTGATGTCGTTCGCGCTCGAACCGAACGACCGCGCCGTGCTGCACGAGCGGATCGCGCGCCGCTTCGACATCATGCTGGCAGACGATGCGCTGATCGACGAGGTGGAAGTGCTGCGCCGGCGTGGCGACCTGCACCCCGGCCTGCCATCGATGCGCTGCGTGGGCTACCGGCAGGTGTGGGAATACCTCGACGGGCACATCGGCTACCAGGCCATGCGCGAGACGGGCATCATCGCCACGCGCCAGCTCGCCAAGCGCCAGCTGACGTGGCTGCGGTCGATGCCGGAACGGATCGTGATCGACTGCCTGGCGCCGGATGCGACCGGGCAGATACTGGCGCGGCTGGCGCCGCTGCGGGGCTGA
- the mutL gene encoding DNA mismatch repair endonuclease MutL yields the protein MNAPIPHRPIQALPDQLISQIAAGEVVERPSAVVKELLENALDAGASQITVRLEEGGVKRICITDNGKGIPPEQMPLALARHATSKIASLDDLENVNTLGFRGEALASIASVAVVKLTSRTADAAHAWELEGSHLGTVEPSSGAQGTTVNAQDLYYNTPARRKFLKSEQTEFGHCAEVVRRIALARPDVAFTLTHNGRTVDHWMASDMARRSAQILGEGFAEARLPIDEAAGVLRLHGFAGLPTASKARADCQYFYVNGRFVRDKVLVHAVRAAYEDVLHGDRFPSYVLALELDPALVDVNVHPSKIEVRFRDGRAVHQFVFHAVQRALAQTSATAHGSVPAPLPAADSLANGVPLNGNAWRPQEQTSFGAMMNPTYTPTFSPSPWPAAGARDGGGVAQSTERYGALFADAAAPRVAEQATPYAMPQPTSYTATSAALAHEEFPLGFALAQLHGIYILAQNTKGLVLIDMHAAHERILYEQLKNALDAQISGTDMQVQSLLIPVTFYADAVEVGTVQEHGDTLRTLGFDIAVLSPTTLAVRAVPSLLKNADAQTLARDVLRDVREFGGSRVLIERRNELLGTLACHTAVRANRILTTPEMNALLRQMESTERADQCNHGRPTWVQVEISALDKLFLRGQ from the coding sequence ATGAACGCCCCGATTCCTCACCGCCCGATCCAGGCTCTTCCCGACCAGCTCATCTCGCAGATCGCCGCCGGCGAGGTGGTCGAGCGGCCGTCGGCCGTCGTCAAGGAATTGCTGGAAAACGCGCTGGACGCGGGCGCCAGCCAGATCACGGTGCGGCTCGAAGAAGGCGGCGTCAAGCGCATCTGCATCACCGACAACGGCAAGGGCATCCCGCCGGAGCAGATGCCGCTGGCGCTGGCACGCCACGCCACGTCGAAGATCGCCTCGCTGGACGACCTGGAGAACGTCAATACCCTCGGCTTTCGCGGCGAGGCGCTGGCGTCGATCGCCTCGGTCGCGGTCGTCAAGCTGACCTCGCGCACGGCCGATGCCGCACACGCGTGGGAACTGGAAGGCTCGCACCTGGGCACGGTAGAGCCGTCGTCCGGCGCGCAGGGCACCACCGTCAACGCGCAGGACCTGTATTACAACACCCCGGCGCGCCGCAAATTCCTGAAGTCCGAGCAGACCGAGTTCGGCCACTGCGCCGAAGTCGTGCGCCGCATCGCGCTGGCCCGGCCGGACGTGGCGTTCACGCTCACGCACAACGGCCGCACGGTCGACCACTGGATGGCCAGCGACATGGCCCGGCGCAGTGCGCAGATCCTCGGCGAAGGCTTCGCCGAAGCGCGGTTGCCGATCGACGAGGCTGCCGGCGTGCTGCGGCTGCACGGCTTTGCCGGCCTGCCCACGGCCTCGAAGGCGCGCGCCGACTGCCAGTATTTCTATGTGAACGGCCGCTTCGTGCGCGACAAGGTGCTGGTGCACGCGGTGCGCGCGGCGTATGAGGACGTGCTGCACGGCGACCGTTTCCCGTCCTACGTGCTGGCGCTGGAGCTGGACCCGGCGCTGGTGGACGTGAACGTGCACCCGTCGAAGATCGAGGTGCGCTTCCGCGATGGCCGCGCCGTGCACCAGTTCGTTTTCCACGCGGTGCAGCGCGCGCTGGCGCAAACGTCGGCCACCGCGCACGGCAGCGTGCCCGCGCCGCTGCCGGCCGCCGACTCGCTGGCCAACGGCGTGCCGCTGAACGGCAATGCCTGGCGCCCGCAGGAGCAGACCTCGTTCGGTGCGATGATGAATCCCACCTACACGCCCACGTTCTCGCCTTCGCCCTGGCCTGCCGCCGGGGCGCGCGATGGCGGCGGCGTGGCGCAGAGCACCGAGCGCTATGGCGCGCTGTTCGCCGACGCCGCGGCACCGCGCGTGGCCGAGCAAGCCACGCCGTACGCGATGCCGCAACCGACGTCGTACACCGCCACGTCGGCCGCGCTGGCCCATGAGGAATTCCCGCTCGGCTTCGCGCTGGCGCAATTGCACGGGATTTACATCCTGGCCCAGAACACCAAGGGCCTGGTACTGATCGACATGCACGCGGCGCACGAACGCATCCTGTACGAACAGCTGAAAAATGCGCTGGACGCGCAGATTTCCGGTACCGACATGCAGGTGCAGTCGCTGCTGATCCCCGTCACGTTCTATGCCGACGCGGTCGAGGTGGGCACGGTGCAGGAACACGGCGACACGTTGAGAACGCTGGGCTTCGACATCGCCGTGCTGTCGCCGACGACGCTGGCGGTGCGCGCCGTGCCATCCCTGCTGAAGAACGCCGATGCGCAGACCCTGGCGCGCGACGTGCTGCGCGACGTGCGCGAGTTCGGCGGCTCGCGCGTGCTGATCGAGCGCCGCAACGAGCTGCTCGGCACCCTCGCCTGCCACACGGCGGTGCGCGCCAACCGCATCCTGACGACGCCGGAAATGAACGCGCTGCTACGCCAGATGGAAAGCACCGAGCGCGCCGACCAGTGCAACCACGGCCGCCCGACCTGGGTGCAGGTCGAGATTTCCGCCCTCGACAAACTCTTCCTCCGCGGGCAATAA
- a CDS encoding peptidylprolyl isomerase codes for MSAALATVFVTVLASAPLAAKELPPKPSVADVIKASQGAEWRALDPASTLYLELPAGRVVIELAPVFAPHHVENIRLLVREGYFDGLAVLRAQDNFVVQWGDPDEDRPRALKTAKARLAGEFTIPLTNDRGFTRLPDRDGHAPQVGHSNGFPSARDPKTGQAWLAHCYGTVGVGRDVGADSGNGSALYAVIGQAPRQLDRNITVVGRVVDGMPLLSVMPRGPGAMGFYDDPAQRVAIRSVKLAADVPEEGRSRLEVMRTDSASFRAVAEAQRNRGGPWTKVAAGHVDLCNVPIPVRRQGS; via the coding sequence TTGTCGGCCGCATTGGCCACGGTATTCGTCACGGTGCTCGCCAGTGCTCCGCTGGCGGCGAAGGAACTGCCGCCGAAGCCTTCGGTGGCGGACGTGATCAAGGCTTCGCAGGGCGCCGAGTGGCGCGCGCTCGATCCGGCCAGCACGCTGTACCTGGAGCTGCCGGCCGGTCGCGTGGTCATCGAACTGGCGCCGGTCTTTGCGCCGCATCATGTCGAGAACATCCGTTTGCTGGTGCGCGAGGGCTACTTCGACGGCCTGGCGGTCCTGCGCGCGCAGGACAATTTCGTGGTGCAGTGGGGTGACCCGGACGAAGACAGGCCGCGCGCCCTGAAAACCGCAAAGGCCAGGCTGGCCGGCGAATTCACGATCCCCTTGACGAACGACCGGGGCTTCACGCGCCTGCCCGACCGCGACGGCCATGCGCCGCAGGTGGGCCATTCGAACGGTTTCCCGTCGGCGCGCGATCCGAAGACCGGCCAGGCCTGGCTGGCGCACTGCTACGGCACGGTGGGCGTGGGGCGCGACGTGGGCGCCGACAGCGGCAACGGCAGTGCGCTGTACGCGGTGATCGGCCAGGCGCCGCGCCAGCTGGACCGCAATATCACCGTGGTCGGCCGGGTGGTCGACGGCATGCCGCTGCTGTCCGTGATGCCGCGCGGTCCGGGCGCGATGGGGTTTTACGACGACCCCGCGCAGCGCGTGGCGATCAGGTCCGTGAAACTGGCCGCCGACGTGCCGGAAGAGGGGCGCAGCAGGCTGGAAGTGATGCGCACCGACTCGGCCAGCTTCAGGGCCGTGGCCGAAGCGCAGCGCAACCGCGGCGGCCCGTGGACCAAGGTCGCCGCCGGCCATGTCGACCTGTGCAACGTGCCGATCCCGGTGCGCCGGCAGGGTTCCTGA
- a CDS encoding VTT domain-containing protein, with the protein MDFVHLMEMLLHVDKALDTLIAQYGTLVYAILFAIIFCETGVVVLFFFPGDTLLFIAGAFCATGHMHLGLLIFLLVSAAVLGNTTNYWIGEAIGQRVFTHDYRWINRDALQRTHVFFEKHGGKTIILARFVPVVRTFAPFVAGVSDMTFARFQFYNITGALAWVVSLCTAGYFFGNMPLVRDNLTTIVLIGVGVAIVPVALGGLWKMSRRMLGR; encoded by the coding sequence ATGGATTTTGTTCATTTGATGGAGATGCTGCTCCACGTCGACAAGGCGCTGGATACGCTGATTGCGCAGTATGGCACGCTGGTTTACGCGATCCTGTTCGCCATCATTTTTTGCGAGACGGGCGTCGTGGTGCTGTTCTTCTTCCCCGGCGACACGCTGCTGTTCATCGCCGGCGCGTTCTGTGCCACGGGGCACATGCATCTCGGCCTGCTGATCTTCCTGCTCGTGAGTGCCGCGGTGCTGGGCAATACCACCAATTACTGGATCGGCGAAGCGATCGGCCAGCGCGTGTTCACGCACGATTACCGCTGGATCAACCGCGACGCGCTGCAGCGCACCCACGTTTTCTTCGAAAAGCACGGGGGCAAGACCATCATCCTGGCGCGTTTCGTGCCAGTGGTGCGTACCTTCGCGCCGTTCGTGGCCGGCGTATCGGACATGACGTTTGCCCGCTTCCAGTTCTATAACATCACCGGTGCGCTGGCCTGGGTGGTGTCGCTGTGCACGGCCGGCTACTTCTTCGGCAACATGCCGCTGGTGCGCGACAACCTGACCACGATCGTGCTGATCGGCGTGGGCGTGGCGATCGTGCCGGTGGCGCTGGGCGGGCTGTGGAAGATGAGCCGCCGCATGCTGGGCCGTTGA
- a CDS encoding carbonic anhydrase, whose amino-acid sequence MRKLIALTACCLAFGLVSANESRPRIAGVEPSSPARDDAMGIGDPKAKPGKPGRKLSARELEEQAEAELSARIADRLAQMKASQAARFAAAARARKAAQAKASKTAYAASLPPPPANGTFWTYEGEFGPANWSKINAAWNKCNGGERQSPIDIRDGIRVDLEQIAFDYRPSGFTVTDTGHTVQVALGAGNFLSVAGRTYELQQLHFHRPSEERVNGKTYEMGIHLVHKDIEGRTAVLALMLQRGRVQPAIQTVWNNLPLEKKDTSAPSIVFNPNDLLPERRDYYTYMGSLSEPPCTEGVLWLVMKEPLQASAEQMALFSRLYPLNARPVQASAGRMIKESQ is encoded by the coding sequence ATGCGCAAGCTGATTGCCCTTACCGCGTGCTGCCTGGCCTTCGGCCTGGTCAGCGCGAACGAATCCCGCCCCCGGATCGCCGGGGTGGAGCCGTCGTCGCCCGCGCGCGACGACGCGATGGGTATCGGCGATCCGAAAGCCAAGCCGGGCAAGCCTGGCCGCAAGCTGTCCGCGCGCGAGCTGGAAGAGCAGGCCGAGGCCGAGCTGTCCGCCAGGATCGCCGATCGGCTGGCGCAGATGAAGGCCAGCCAGGCCGCCCGCTTCGCCGCTGCCGCCAGGGCGCGCAAGGCAGCGCAAGCCAAGGCGAGCAAGACTGCCTACGCAGCGTCGCTGCCGCCGCCGCCGGCCAATGGCACCTTCTGGACCTACGAAGGCGAATTCGGCCCCGCCAACTGGAGCAAGATCAACGCCGCCTGGAACAAGTGCAACGGCGGCGAGCGCCAGTCGCCGATCGATATCCGCGACGGCATCAGGGTCGACCTGGAACAGATCGCGTTCGACTACCGTCCGTCGGGCTTTACCGTGACCGATACCGGCCACACCGTGCAGGTCGCGCTGGGCGCCGGCAATTTCCTCTCCGTGGCCGGCCGCACGTACGAACTGCAGCAGCTGCACTTCCACCGCCCGTCCGAAGAGCGCGTCAACGGCAAGACCTACGAGATGGGCATCCACCTGGTGCACAAGGATATCGAAGGCCGCACCGCCGTGCTGGCATTGATGCTGCAGCGGGGCCGTGTCCAGCCGGCGATCCAGACCGTGTGGAACAACCTGCCGCTGGAAAAGAAGGACACGTCCGCGCCGTCGATCGTGTTCAACCCGAACGACCTGCTGCCCGAACGGCGCGACTATTACACCTACATGGGTTCGCTGTCCGAGCCGCCGTGCACCGAAGGCGTGCTGTGGCTGGTGATGAAGGAGCCGCTGCAGGCATCGGCCGAGCAGATGGCGCTGTTCTCGCGGCTGTATCCGCTGAACGCGCGGCCCGTGCAGGCCAGCGCGGGGCGCATGATCAAGGAGTCGCAGTAA